One region of Ahniella affigens genomic DNA includes:
- the icd gene encoding NADP-dependent isocitrate dehydrogenase, with amino-acid sequence MAETSIKVPEGGAKITIQNGRLNVPDNPIIPFIEGDGTGPDIWRASVRVLDAAVAKAYGGKRQIHWMEVFAGEKANNLLGTWLPDATVDACRDYLVSIKGPLTTPVGGGIRSLNVALRQMLDLFVCLRPVRWFKGVPSPVRMPEKVDMVIFRENTEDIYAGIEYAAGSDAAQKLLDFIQANDPKAFDKIRFGTKAKAEGWQKALEGIGSPARDVGVNVGIGIKPVSYLGTERLVHSAIAYAIQNKRKSVTIVHKGNIMKYTEGAFRNWGYEVAEKFFGDKVYTWEQWERTKAADGEAAANAEQKAALAAGKVLIKDSIADITLQQVLTRPDEFDVIATLNLNGDYLSDALAAQVGGIGIAPGGNINGVTGHAVFEATHGTAPKYANLDKVNPGSVVLSGEMMLRYMGWTEAADAIIRGMDAAIAGKRVTYDFARLMEGATEIKCSEFADEVIKGM; translated from the coding sequence ATGGCAGAGACGAGTATCAAGGTGCCGGAAGGCGGCGCCAAGATCACGATTCAGAACGGACGTCTGAATGTTCCGGACAATCCCATTATCCCGTTCATCGAAGGGGACGGCACCGGTCCGGATATCTGGCGCGCCTCAGTGCGCGTACTCGACGCGGCGGTGGCCAAAGCCTATGGCGGCAAGCGCCAGATTCACTGGATGGAAGTGTTCGCCGGTGAAAAGGCCAACAATCTGCTCGGTACCTGGCTGCCGGACGCCACAGTCGACGCCTGCCGCGACTACCTGGTGTCGATCAAAGGGCCGCTGACCACGCCCGTTGGCGGCGGCATCCGCTCGTTGAATGTGGCGTTGCGCCAGATGCTCGATCTGTTCGTGTGCCTCCGACCCGTCCGTTGGTTCAAGGGCGTGCCGTCGCCCGTGCGCATGCCGGAAAAAGTGGACATGGTGATCTTCCGCGAGAACACGGAAGACATTTATGCCGGAATCGAATACGCCGCCGGTAGCGATGCCGCGCAGAAGCTGCTCGACTTCATCCAGGCCAACGACCCGAAAGCGTTCGACAAGATCCGCTTCGGGACCAAAGCGAAGGCCGAAGGCTGGCAGAAAGCACTTGAAGGCATTGGTTCGCCGGCGCGCGACGTGGGTGTGAATGTCGGTATCGGCATCAAGCCCGTGTCGTATTTGGGCACCGAGCGCTTGGTCCACAGCGCGATTGCCTATGCGATTCAGAACAAGCGCAAGTCGGTGACGATTGTCCACAAGGGCAACATCATGAAGTACACCGAAGGCGCCTTCCGGAACTGGGGCTACGAAGTGGCCGAGAAGTTCTTCGGTGACAAGGTTTACACGTGGGAGCAGTGGGAACGCACCAAGGCAGCCGACGGTGAGGCTGCTGCGAACGCCGAGCAGAAAGCGGCGTTGGCGGCGGGCAAAGTGCTGATCAAGGACTCCATCGCCGACATCACGCTGCAGCAGGTGCTGACGCGCCCGGACGAGTTTGACGTCATTGCGACGCTGAATTTGAACGGTGACTACCTGTCGGACGCGCTCGCGGCCCAAGTCGGTGGCATCGGTATTGCACCGGGCGGCAACATCAATGGCGTGACCGGTCATGCCGTGTTCGAAGCCACGCATGGCACGGCGCCAAAGTACGCGAATCTGGACAAGGTGAACCCGGGTTCGGTCGTGCTGTCCGGCGAAATGATGCTCCGCTACATGGGCTGGACCGAAGCGGCAGACGCCATCATCCGCGGTATGGATGCAGCGATTGCGGGCAAGCGCGTGACGTACGACTTCGCCCGGTTGATGGAAGGCGCGACCGAGATCAAGTGCTCGGAATTCGCTGACGAAGTGATCAAGGGCATGTAA
- a CDS encoding PP2C family protein-serine/threonine phosphatase, with product MQRPDPIALIAELSQALALSLDLGATLRLAIGRIVDALDVEAVSVFMIDPEAEVLRCLAAHGPVDIVGMSLPVDQGIVGRTFQTRQCQMVDDTAEDPDFTGAIDAVTGFRTRSMISTPLLTAQGAIGVLQAVNKRGWQRFDLEDRDLLRALASPLALAAANAFMARSLMEQTRIRRELELARRMQRSLLPKRRRGDFPILALHRPAREISGDFYEYFDLPDGRIAFAMGDVAGKGLDAAFLMVRCASLLRWTGKEGLPPSAWLARVNRELCESMQGGSFVCAVAGLFDPETQEVHWSNAGLPSLIRIDADRQVQQFRAEGPPLGILADMDFPEQRCHLRHASLYLFSDGVTDARDADGNMLGVDGAVTMIRNQQGIQRPQSRLRRIASELRRLQLSDDTTLMLIEGS from the coding sequence GTGCAGCGTCCGGATCCGATTGCGCTCATTGCTGAACTCAGCCAGGCGCTGGCGCTCAGCCTCGATCTTGGCGCCACGCTGCGCCTCGCTATTGGGCGGATTGTGGACGCGCTCGATGTCGAAGCGGTATCAGTCTTCATGATCGACCCCGAAGCCGAGGTGCTGCGCTGTCTGGCGGCGCATGGCCCCGTCGATATCGTCGGAATGAGTCTGCCGGTCGATCAGGGCATTGTCGGGCGGACCTTCCAGACCCGCCAATGCCAGATGGTCGATGACACGGCTGAGGATCCCGATTTTACGGGGGCGATCGACGCGGTCACCGGGTTTCGAACCCGCTCGATGATCTCGACGCCGTTGCTCACCGCGCAAGGCGCCATCGGTGTCCTGCAAGCCGTCAACAAGCGCGGCTGGCAGCGCTTTGACCTCGAAGATCGCGATCTGCTGCGTGCTTTGGCATCGCCACTCGCGCTCGCCGCGGCCAATGCGTTCATGGCGCGCTCGTTGATGGAGCAAACCCGGATTCGGCGCGAACTCGAGCTGGCTCGGCGGATGCAGCGTAGCCTCTTGCCCAAACGCCGGCGCGGCGATTTTCCGATCCTGGCGTTGCACCGGCCCGCGCGCGAGATCTCCGGCGACTTTTACGAATACTTCGATTTGCCAGACGGCCGCATCGCGTTTGCGATGGGCGACGTGGCCGGCAAGGGCTTGGATGCCGCGTTCCTGATGGTTCGCTGCGCGAGCTTGCTGCGCTGGACTGGCAAAGAAGGGCTGCCGCCTTCGGCTTGGCTTGCCCGTGTCAATCGCGAATTGTGCGAAAGCATGCAGGGTGGCAGTTTTGTCTGCGCGGTGGCGGGTCTGTTCGACCCGGAGACGCAAGAGGTCCATTGGTCGAATGCGGGGCTGCCATCGTTGATTCGTATTGACGCCGATCGACAGGTTCAGCAGTTTCGCGCGGAAGGACCGCCGCTTGGCATTCTCGCCGATATGGATTTTCCGGAACAGCGCTGCCACCTGCGTCATGCGAGTCTCTATCTGTTTTCTGATGGCGTCACCGACGCGCGCGATGCGGATGGCAACATGCTTGGCGTCGATGGCGCGGTGACAATGATTCGGAACCAGCAAGGCATTCAGCGGCCACAATCACGCCTGCGCCGCATTGCCTCCGAACTGCGCCGCCTGCAGCTCAGTGATGACACCACGCTGATGTTGATCGAGGGGTCATGA
- a CDS encoding CDP-alcohol phosphatidyltransferase family protein: MTDIDETKPKPRHPGIYLLPNLFTTLGMLGGFYAIVSAFSGHYIEAAIAVFVAGLLDGIDGRVARLTNTQSDFGVQYDSLADLVSFGLAPALVMYSWSLSNLKNYGPIVGKIGWTVAFVYAACAAMRLARFNTQVGVIDKRYFQGLASPAAAGLMMSYVWTMNDHDVSGATMAFVSLGVTLCAALLMISKLRYFSFKSKPESEKVPFLVLPILVGVIVALVIDTPRVLFGIAIVYVLSGPLLTLWGLRHRRKGQPG; this comes from the coding sequence ATGACTGACATCGACGAGACAAAACCCAAACCCCGGCACCCTGGGATTTACCTGCTGCCCAACCTGTTCACCACCCTGGGCATGCTTGGCGGGTTTTACGCCATTGTTTCGGCCTTTAGTGGGCACTACATCGAGGCTGCAATCGCGGTCTTCGTAGCCGGATTGCTGGATGGTATCGACGGCCGCGTGGCGCGTCTGACGAATACGCAGAGCGATTTCGGGGTGCAATACGACTCCCTGGCCGATCTCGTCAGCTTCGGCTTGGCACCCGCACTGGTGATGTACTCGTGGTCGTTGTCGAATCTGAAAAATTATGGCCCGATTGTCGGCAAGATCGGCTGGACGGTTGCGTTCGTTTACGCCGCCTGTGCGGCGATGCGCCTGGCCCGCTTCAACACCCAGGTCGGCGTGATCGATAAGCGCTATTTTCAGGGCTTGGCAAGCCCGGCTGCGGCCGGCCTGATGATGAGCTATGTGTGGACCATGAATGACCACGACGTATCGGGCGCCACGATGGCATTCGTGTCGTTGGGCGTCACGTTGTGTGCGGCGCTGCTGATGATCAGCAAGCTCCGGTATTTCAGCTTCAAGTCAAAACCCGAGAGCGAGAAGGTGCCGTTTTTGGTCCTGCCGATTCTGGTTGGCGTCATCGTGGCGCTCGTGATTGACACGCCGCGCGTGCTGTTCGGAATCGCGATTGTCTATGTGCTGTCTGGTCCGCTGTTGACGCTTTGGGGACTCAGGCATCGTCGCAAGGGGCAGCCGGGGTGA
- a CDS encoding ATP-binding protein, whose product MSAPALLRYRFAARAEALADMRHALKSSLKAKAVSDAEITRLVLAVDEAASNIIRHAYRQCTPGEIELTLTRVRGKLRFRLRDYAPPVDSKCVKPRNLDECRPGGLGINLIDDIMDRWRLRALKKRCGNVLVMFKRLTQVRVSSRSKHGSRDR is encoded by the coding sequence ATGAGCGCACCGGCCTTGCTCCGCTACCGCTTTGCAGCCCGCGCCGAAGCCTTGGCTGACATGCGGCATGCGCTCAAGTCCAGTCTGAAGGCCAAAGCCGTGTCGGACGCCGAGATCACCCGCCTCGTACTGGCGGTCGATGAAGCGGCGAGCAATATCATCAGGCATGCGTACCGCCAGTGTACGCCGGGCGAAATCGAACTGACGCTGACACGTGTGCGCGGCAAACTGCGTTTTCGGCTACGCGACTACGCGCCGCCTGTAGACAGCAAGTGCGTGAAGCCGAGGAATCTGGATGAGTGCCGGCCCGGTGGCTTGGGCATCAACCTGATTGATGACATCATGGACCGCTGGCGGTTGCGGGCGCTCAAGAAGCGCTGTGGCAACGTGCTGGTGATGTTCAAACGCCTGACCCAGGTGCGGGTCAGCAGCAGGAGCAAGCATGGATCGCGGGATCGTTGA
- a CDS encoding MgtC/SapB family protein, with translation MMPIAIDRDLLIGLGVALAVGLLIGVEREQRRVTHPNLVAGVRTFALLSLSGALCSLLGVAMLTAGALFVAAAALISYIRIRTDDPGLTTEVSMFAVYVLGALALQAPVLTAALAVAVALLLAMKTHLHAFSRELLSAEELRDGLLLIASALIVLPLLPDHAVDPYGVLNPFKVWRVVVLVMAINALGYVAQRMLGARLGLPISGFVGGFVSSTATIGAMGQRAKAHPDQRRSCVAAAAVSNVATIIQMGLVLIALAPNLFQHLSRPMLIAGLATLLAAAMTGLHAWREPAGEGAAMRGRPFELKQALLFAALVTGILFTSALLVRWFGDKGVMLAAGFAGFADVHAAAASVAQMLFAEQISLDQAEWAVLIGLVCNTVSKTVVAFATGGRAFAWMLMPILIALLLSFSLTIWLW, from the coding sequence ATGATGCCGATCGCCATCGATCGGGATCTGTTAATCGGCCTGGGCGTGGCGCTCGCGGTGGGCCTATTGATCGGTGTCGAACGCGAGCAGCGCCGCGTCACGCACCCGAACTTGGTCGCTGGCGTGCGGACGTTTGCCCTGCTGTCGTTGTCGGGTGCGCTGTGCAGTTTGCTCGGCGTCGCCATGCTGACTGCCGGGGCGCTCTTTGTCGCGGCGGCTGCCTTGATCAGCTACATCCGCATTCGAACTGATGATCCAGGTCTCACCACCGAAGTGTCGATGTTTGCCGTGTACGTACTCGGCGCGCTCGCCCTGCAAGCGCCCGTGCTGACTGCCGCGCTGGCGGTGGCGGTAGCGTTGCTTCTGGCCATGAAAACGCATTTGCATGCGTTCTCGCGGGAGCTGCTCAGCGCCGAAGAACTTCGCGACGGTCTGCTGCTGATTGCTTCGGCTTTGATCGTGCTGCCGTTGTTGCCCGACCATGCCGTCGATCCGTATGGTGTGCTGAACCCGTTCAAGGTTTGGCGTGTCGTCGTTTTGGTCATGGCGATCAATGCGCTCGGCTATGTGGCGCAGCGGATGCTCGGCGCCCGCTTGGGTTTGCCGATCTCCGGATTTGTCGGCGGGTTTGTGTCGTCCACCGCAACCATCGGTGCCATGGGGCAGCGTGCGAAGGCGCACCCGGACCAACGCCGTTCCTGCGTGGCCGCCGCTGCGGTGTCGAACGTCGCGACCATCATCCAGATGGGCCTGGTATTGATCGCTCTGGCGCCGAATTTGTTCCAGCACCTGAGCCGGCCCATGCTGATCGCAGGGCTCGCAACCCTGCTTGCGGCGGCGATGACTGGTCTTCATGCATGGCGTGAGCCGGCGGGCGAGGGGGCTGCCATGCGGGGTCGCCCGTTCGAGTTGAAACAAGCGCTACTGTTTGCGGCGCTGGTGACCGGCATCTTGTTCACGTCCGCGTTGCTGGTGCGTTGGTTTGGCGACAAAGGTGTAATGCTCGCGGCGGGCTTCGCCGGTTTCGCCGATGTGCACGCGGCGGCTGCCTCCGTGGCGCAAATGTTGTTTGCAGAGCAGATCAGTCTGGACCAGGCCGAATGGGCCGTGTTGATTGGGCTGGTCTGCAACACGGTCAGCAAGACCGTAGTCGCGTTTGCGACAGGTGGTCGCGCATTTGCCTGGATGCTGATGCCGATTCTGATCGCGCTATTGCTGAGCTTCAGTCTGACGATTTGGCTTTGGTAG
- the msrA gene encoding peptide-methionine (S)-S-oxide reductase MsrA gives MGLMHLPSADKALPGRDTAMSISNRHAVHGRPLTGAFVGLRRIQFGMGCFWGAERKFWSIPGVYTTAVGYAGGTTRNPTYREVCSGLTGHAEVVMVIYDPGQVNLASLLKVFFESHDPTQGMRQGNDLGTQYRSAIYLDSDDDRQLAEQCLARYQQALGTAGRGAATTEIRVGQTFYFAEEDHQQYLHKNPGGYCGLGGTGVLCPIPGTH, from the coding sequence ATGGGATTGATGCATTTGCCAAGCGCAGACAAGGCGTTACCGGGCCGGGATACCGCTATGTCGATCAGCAATCGGCATGCGGTACATGGGCGCCCTTTGACCGGGGCATTCGTGGGGCTGCGCCGGATTCAGTTCGGCATGGGCTGCTTTTGGGGCGCCGAGCGCAAGTTCTGGTCGATCCCTGGGGTGTACACCACGGCAGTTGGCTACGCGGGCGGTACCACGCGGAATCCGACCTATCGTGAAGTCTGCTCCGGACTAACCGGGCATGCCGAAGTGGTCATGGTGATTTATGACCCGGGGCAGGTGAACCTGGCCAGTCTGCTCAAAGTGTTCTTCGAATCGCACGACCCGACCCAAGGCATGCGCCAAGGAAATGATCTCGGGACCCAATATCGCTCTGCAATCTATCTGGACTCCGACGACGATCGACAACTGGCCGAGCAGTGTCTGGCCCGCTATCAGCAGGCGCTGGGAACAGCTGGTCGCGGTGCGGCCACGACTGAAATCCGGGTCGGGCAGACTTTCTACTTTGCTGAGGAAGACCATCAGCAATACCTGCACAAGAATCCCGGCGGCTATTGCGGACTGGGCGGCACCGGCGTGTTGTGCCCAATCCCGGGTACACACTGA
- a CDS encoding DUF2167 domain-containing protein — translation MIYHVALLLGALFLLYLLYKVHIGWAVAEAVVPFAAVYFLLGSLEGIVFWILCGVFAAVLPLIAIAFAKGALKKQLGMVAVLVAVAAAMSAKAYEIDLRLRLDDAGYRAMIQSDPALKARFEASPRLTRWLTEAEKYRGARKRPPVRTAQTVAQESKKGAVISLKGESEIGIWKRAMTGLEAQQGAIKLDDSGATIELPAKFKFIHRDTLEPALAIVKLELDRDLLGWIVHVDAPFDDRLNAWWVEVRRLGGGHVAMGNAATTSAQEFKDLTFEETSNRAKKSGKLLSFLGFPIAPWANDTEAAAAWVGAYGADGQQVSLCRGMALGRNDQIIYAMRTRFDPNWQELCFLSVKTLARHTRFEPGKTYADYARFSDSSTGEVADFISGARVVGRGL, via the coding sequence TTGATCTATCACGTCGCGCTTCTTCTTGGTGCCCTCTTTCTGCTTTATCTGCTGTACAAGGTCCACATTGGGTGGGCGGTTGCGGAGGCGGTGGTGCCGTTTGCCGCCGTCTATTTTCTGCTGGGTTCGCTCGAAGGGATCGTGTTCTGGATCCTTTGCGGCGTATTCGCCGCAGTGCTGCCCTTGATCGCCATCGCGTTTGCCAAGGGCGCCCTGAAAAAGCAGTTGGGCATGGTTGCGGTTCTGGTTGCGGTCGCTGCGGCGATGAGTGCCAAAGCATACGAAATCGATCTGCGGCTTCGGCTCGACGACGCGGGTTACCGTGCCATGATCCAATCTGACCCAGCGTTGAAGGCGCGTTTTGAGGCGAGCCCGCGTTTGACGCGCTGGCTGACCGAGGCCGAGAAGTATCGCGGCGCGCGGAAACGCCCACCGGTCAGGACCGCCCAGACGGTTGCCCAAGAGAGCAAGAAGGGCGCCGTGATCTCGTTGAAGGGCGAAAGTGAAATCGGCATCTGGAAACGCGCGATGACGGGGCTCGAAGCCCAACAAGGTGCGATCAAGCTCGACGATAGCGGCGCCACCATTGAATTGCCGGCCAAATTCAAATTCATCCACCGAGACACGCTTGAACCCGCATTGGCCATTGTCAAACTGGAATTGGATCGCGACCTGTTGGGCTGGATCGTCCATGTGGACGCGCCATTCGACGACCGGCTGAATGCCTGGTGGGTCGAAGTGCGTCGGCTGGGCGGCGGCCATGTCGCAATGGGCAACGCGGCGACCACCTCGGCTCAGGAATTCAAGGATCTCACCTTCGAGGAGACCTCAAACCGCGCGAAGAAGTCCGGCAAGTTGTTGTCGTTCCTCGGTTTTCCCATTGCCCCTTGGGCGAATGACACGGAAGCGGCCGCAGCCTGGGTCGGCGCGTACGGCGCGGATGGGCAGCAGGTCAGCTTGTGCCGTGGCATGGCCCTTGGCCGGAATGACCAGATCATCTATGCAATGCGGACACGCTTCGACCCGAACTGGCAGGAACTCTGCTTCCTGAGCGTCAAGACCCTTGCGCGGCACACCCGCTTTGAACCCGGCAAGACCTACGCGGACTACGCTCGCTTCTCCGACTCGAGCACCGGCGAGGTTGCCGATTTTATCTCGGGTGCCCGGGTGGTGGGGCGCGGCCTCTGA
- a CDS encoding MlaE family ABC transporter permease, whose amino-acid sequence MLAPTLDRIGRRTVAAIGGLGYGASVLVESVYYLTFGRFRGQRVRASAIFEQMRVIGVDAVPIVSLLSITVGLMLAIQFISALRDFGAETGVIIAIAKSITREFGVLITGILIAGRSGSALAARIGSMTVSQEVDALAVMGVDPVRYLAAPALAALLIMMPCLTLLADAVAILGSGLYAGPKLDMSLYNYLQQTLELIKPRDLLEGLGKSVVFAILITLVGVCTGFSVSGGAEGVGRATTRAVVWSITAIIIADMAFSFFLNR is encoded by the coding sequence ATGCTGGCACCAACCTTAGACCGCATCGGACGTCGCACGGTTGCCGCAATCGGTGGTCTGGGGTATGGCGCCAGCGTGTTGGTCGAGAGTGTCTATTACCTGACCTTCGGCCGGTTCCGGGGGCAGCGCGTGCGTGCTTCGGCAATTTTCGAGCAGATGCGCGTTATCGGTGTGGACGCGGTCCCCATTGTGAGTTTGCTGAGTATTACCGTTGGCCTGATGCTCGCGATCCAGTTCATCTCGGCGCTGCGCGACTTTGGTGCCGAGACGGGCGTAATTATCGCAATTGCCAAATCGATCACCCGCGAGTTCGGCGTGCTGATCACCGGCATCTTGATCGCTGGTCGGTCCGGGTCGGCGTTGGCCGCGCGGATTGGCTCGATGACCGTGTCGCAGGAGGTTGATGCCCTGGCGGTCATGGGCGTGGACCCGGTGCGGTATCTGGCCGCGCCAGCGCTTGCTGCGCTCCTGATCATGATGCCCTGCCTGACGTTGCTCGCCGACGCGGTGGCGATACTTGGTTCGGGGCTCTACGCTGGCCCGAAGCTCGATATGAGTCTCTACAACTATTTGCAGCAGACCCTAGAACTGATCAAGCCGCGTGATCTGCTGGAGGGCCTTGGCAAGAGCGTGGTCTTTGCAATTCTCATCACGCTGGTCGGCGTGTGCACCGGCTTTTCGGTCAGCGGTGGCGCCGAAGGCGTTGGCCGGGCCACGACGCGCGCGGTGGTCTGGTCGATCACGGCGATCATCATTGCCGATATGGCCTTCAGCTTCTTCCTGAATCGGTGA
- a CDS encoding STAS domain-containing protein: MDRGIVESKHGVFGILDVRGEVDLSWSQELRGAVLKALQQHDALAVRLAAVDYIDSSGIAALVEGFQQARGKQQPFILLTPSPSVRAVLELARLDRVFQIREHLD, from the coding sequence ATGGATCGCGGGATCGTTGAATCAAAGCATGGTGTGTTTGGCATCCTCGATGTGCGCGGGGAGGTCGATCTGTCCTGGTCGCAGGAGTTGCGCGGCGCGGTACTGAAAGCGCTGCAGCAGCACGATGCGTTGGCCGTGCGCCTGGCGGCGGTGGATTACATCGACTCGTCCGGCATCGCCGCGCTGGTTGAGGGGTTCCAGCAGGCTCGCGGCAAGCAGCAACCTTTCATTTTGCTGACGCCGAGTCCGAGTGTGCGCGCTGTGCTCGAGTTGGCGCGGCTTGATCGGGTCTTTCAGATTCGGGAGCATCTGGACTGA
- a CDS encoding ABC transporter ATP-binding protein produces MADAETPVIEVKGLEAYYGRRRILKSVDFSVNRGEVRVIMGGSGSGKSTLLRHLIGLNRPAAGHVRVLGIDLVEAGTAEYLALRRQIGVSFQGGALITSLDVEDNVALPLREHYPELDDNTVRIMARLKLEIVNLGGFQHLMPSQLSGGMIKRAALARAIVMDPKLLFFDEPSAGLDPVVSAELDELILKLRDALRMTIVVVTHELESAFRIADTITVLDHGDILISGTVDDVRNSPLERVQDLLNRRPRDLVIDADEYLRRLTEEDAT; encoded by the coding sequence ATGGCAGACGCAGAAACTCCGGTCATCGAAGTGAAAGGCTTGGAGGCCTACTACGGGCGACGACGCATCCTGAAAAGCGTCGACTTCAGCGTCAACCGTGGCGAAGTGCGCGTCATCATGGGCGGCTCAGGTTCGGGCAAAAGCACGTTGCTTCGGCATCTGATTGGTTTGAATCGTCCGGCCGCTGGCCACGTGCGGGTCTTGGGCATTGATCTGGTCGAGGCGGGGACGGCAGAGTATCTGGCCTTGCGCAGGCAGATCGGCGTATCGTTTCAAGGCGGCGCCCTGATCACGTCGCTTGATGTCGAGGACAATGTGGCGCTGCCTCTGCGGGAGCATTACCCGGAGTTGGACGACAACACCGTCCGCATCATGGCCCGTCTGAAACTCGAAATCGTCAATCTGGGCGGGTTCCAACACTTGATGCCGTCGCAGTTATCCGGAGGCATGATCAAGCGTGCCGCGCTCGCGCGGGCGATCGTCATGGATCCCAAGTTGCTCTTTTTTGACGAGCCATCGGCCGGGCTTGATCCGGTGGTCTCGGCCGAACTCGACGAATTGATTCTGAAGTTGCGTGATGCGTTGCGCATGACCATTGTGGTGGTCACGCATGAGTTGGAGAGTGCCTTTCGGATTGCCGACACCATCACCGTCCTCGATCACGGCGACATTCTGATCAGCGGTACGGTCGATGATGTCCGGAACAGCCCGCTCGAACGGGTGCAGGACTTGTTGAATCGACGTCCACGTGACCTGGTGATCGATGCCGATGAGTATCTTCGTCGGCTGACCGAAGAGGACGCCACATGA